The DNA sequence ATGACCATGCCTTGGGGAGAGTTGACCTGGAGGATGTCCAGAACCTTGCCGTTACGGCTTGTGTTGATCTGAGCACCCAGGATGTTGACGCCATTGGCGGCCATGACGCCGGTAATGCGCGAAAACAGGCCAGGCATGTCGTGGGTGCAGATGGTGAACTCGGAATAGCCGCTCTCCTGCTGATGGACGACCTTCATGAGCAGGTCGCTCGTTTCCAGGCCGAGCAGCAGCCGGGCATGGCCGGAGATCAGGGCCAGGTCATTGGAGAGCAAGAGCCGGACCGGCATGGCCTTGAGTTCTTCCCGGACCGTCGCCACCGGGAAATCGTCCTGCAGCAATTCCGTGACCCTTTTGATAACCCCTTTGACCCGTTCGCTGCTGGCCTCCAGGTGAAAATCGCCCCGTTCCAGAACATTGAAGGCCTTTTCGTACAACTCCTGGAACAAAAGCGCCTTCCAGTTGGTCCAGACATCCGAGCCAACCGCCCTGACGTCGGCAATGGTCAACAGGTACAGCATTTTCAGGTTCTCGCTGGTTTCCATCTGGCGTGCGAACTGGACCACCATCCGTTCGTCGTGCAGGTCGCGGCGCTGGGAGATATGGGCAAACAGCAGGTGCTGGCGCACCAGGAATTCCAGCCGCTCGGTACCTTCCTTGGAAAGCCCCATGCGCCGGGCAATGGTGGGGATCATGGCGGCGCCCTTTTCGGAGTGACCTCCCCCCTCCCCCTTGCCGATGTCGTGAAACAGGACCGCCAGCAGCAGCAGTTCGCGCTTGCCGATCTGGGAGGCGACCTCGCACGGGAAGGGGAGTTGGTCCTTCGATTGGCCGGTCAGCATCTTCTCGGCCTCTTCCACGGCGAACAGGGTATGGATGTCCACCGTATAGATATGGTAGATGTCGTGCTGCACCTTGCAGTAGATATGCTCCAACTCCGGGATGTAACGGTTGAGGAATTCCAGATGGTGCATGCTCCGCAGGGTTTCGGCCACCCCCTTGGGCGAGCGGAGGATCGTCAGAAACGACTGGTTCACCTCACGGTTGCGGCGGAATTTGTCGTTGACCAGATACAGGCTTTTGCGGACCAACGCCTTGACGCGGACGTTCAGGAGGACGCCGTGCTTCTGGGCCAGCTCGAAGATGCGCATCAGGACAACCGGATTTTTCTCCACCACCGCCTCGTCCGGGATGATCAACTCCCCTTTGAGCACGAAACAGCCGTCCCCCACCGGGCGGCGCACGAAATACCCGAGGATTTTCAGGGCTCCTTCATCACGCCAGATACATTGCGAGACCAGGCTTGAGGAAAAGTGTTCGACCCGGTTGGCGTGGCGGTAGTAGTCACGCATGAAATCTTCCACCGCAAGTACCTTGCCGTGATCCTGGTACCCCATGAACCGGGACAGGTGCACCTGAGCGTCGAAGGTGAGCTGGTCGTTCTTGCGGCCGTTGAAATAATGCAGTTCATTGCGGATGCGCCAGAGATAGTCGAGGGCTGCGTAATAGGTGTCCAGATCCTCTTCCGTCAATATCCCCTTGATGATCAATTCCTTGGGACTGGTGAACTTGTATTTGACGCGCGCCGCCCACATGGCGGTCTGCAGGTCGCGCAACCCCCCCTCGCCTTCCTTCAGGTTCGGTTCCAGCAGATAGACGGTCGAGCCGTATTTTTCCCGGCGGCTCTTCATGTCGGCCATCTTTTCCTTGATGAACTTGTCGCTGGATTTGGTCAGGATCTGGGTCAGGATCACCTTGGAGAGGTTGTCGAACAGCTGCCGGGGACCGCTCAGGTAGCGGGCGTCGATCAGAGCGGTCTTGACCGTACTGTCGGAGGCGGCCATCTCGATGCAGTCGGAGATCTGCCGTACGGAATAGCCCACGTCCAGGCGCATATCCCAGAGAAAATACAACATCTTCTGGGCCACGTCCTCCACCCGTTCCGCCGGCATGCTGCCGTCGTGCAGAAACATGATGTCGATATCGGAGTAGGGATTCAGTTCGCCGCGGCCATACCCCCCCACCGCCACCAGACTGATGTGTTCCATCATGCTGCCGCCGTCGACGTCATACAGGATACTCTGGAAGAGCTTGTTGTTCAGTTCGTCCATCATGTCGCAGATCAGATGCGCCACCTCGCTGCCGGAGGCGCCCTCGTTGTGCAGCAATTTGATCTCTTCACGGTAGTGGTCGAGAAAATTCTTGCAGCCGGAAAAATACAACGGCCGTTTCTCTTCGAATCCGGCCATACCTGCGTCGCCAACGGCGTTTATGTCATCGGGAAAATAAGGGTCTATAAAGAATTGCATGGGGCTCCTCTCGGGGGAAACGATGCCGTCCGGCATGACGGTTCATTGATACGGCAGGCATCGTCGGCGACCGTACGGGAGCGATTATACGTCACGCACGCCGGTGAGTCAAAAGCAATAAAAAGGCGGCCGACGCCGCCTGGAAGCGATCTCACTCCACTCGCATCAAACGGCCGACGCCGTTCTCGATCTCGGCGTGGGCCTTGAGGCGTTTCCGCCATCCCGGGGGGATGGCGGAAACGCCCAGAGATGCCCCCAGCCAGGCACCAACCATAGCCGCCCGGCCGGCGCTGTCACCGCCGGCGGCCGCCGTGGCCTTCAGCGCCCCCCCGAAATCGTCGGCATGGTGCAGTGCACAGTGGACGGCCGCGGGAAAGCTGCTGGCCAGGGGGCACGATTGACCGAACCGGGCCGTCGCCGTACGCACCGGCAAGGTGCGGGACGAAAAGGCCTCCGTAATTTTCCCGCTGACTTCGGCGCCCAGAAGTCCCTCCCCATCCATCATCTCCCCAGTCCTTTTGAATGCGTCGTCCAGAGGGCGCCCCAGGAACAACTCGCGCAGGATCATGGCGTGGGCCTTGAGGTAAACCACGGCCCGGTCGTTATTCTGACAGACCCGGGTGGCCCGTTCCACCTGGAGAAGGTAATCGCTGCTGCGGAAATAGCGCGCGGCCAGAGGCGCCAAACGGCTGATGGTGGCCGGCTGGTCGTCGTCGGCCCCTTCCTGGAAGCTGTAGGCCGCATCGGGATGGGCCTCCCGGAATGCCCGGTAGTTGGCCAGCGTCTCCCTGGCGGCATGATCCCGATACCCCTTGTAGGCCGGGCATTCCATTATGGCCACGAAGCGGCTCCCGAAATCGGCGGCATCGAAGCAGTCCCGTTCCAGCAACGAGCGGAGCAGGAGCAGCGCGGCGTCGCCGTAGTGGGTCAGCTCCCCCGGCTCCTTACCGAAGTGATAATGTCCCTCGGCCGGCGGGTCAAAACCTTGCGGCCCTCCGGGGAAGAGCCGTTCCAATTCATCCAGGTCGTAAATCCAGTGGCTTCCGAGACAAAAGGCGTCCCCTACAAACTGCCCCCACACCGCTCCGGCGATACGGCTGGCAAGGGAAATATCCTGACTGTTGAGCGGTTTTTTGCTATCCATACTCGCAACCTCCCCCGACGGCACAAAACACTTACTGTATATTCAGTATACCGCTTTCCCGCCACTATGGGAAAAAATGCTGCCGTGTCGCATGGGGAAGGAAGCAGTCAGTGCAAAAGAAAAGAACGCCCCGCCTCGGAAGTCCGAAACGGGGCGTTTATTTTCACACGTTACTTGTTTCCATCAGCCCATGACGATGACCAAGTCGTCCTTCTCCACCTTCTCCCCCTCTTTGAACTTCACTTCGGCTACCTTGGCGTCGGCCCTGGCCTTGATGTTGGTCTCCATCTTCATGGCTTCGGTCACCATCAGCACGTCGCCGCCCCTGACCAGATCGCCGGCCTTGACGTTGACCTTGAGCACCTTGCCCGGCATGGGGGCGCCTACGTGGTTGGGGTTACCCTTGTCGGCCTTCTCGCGCAACGCCTCGTCGCTCTTGACCGACTGGTCGCGGATGACCACCGAGCGGTTGTTGCCGTTCAGTTCGAAGTACACGGTGCGGGTGCCGTCGGCCTGCACGCGCCCCACGGCGTTGAGCTTGATGATCAGGGTCTTGCCCGGTTCGATCTCGATGGAGGTTTCCTGCCCCGGTTCCAGACCGTAGAAGAAGATCGGCGTGGGAATGACCGAGGTGTCGGAGTACTCCTGGCGGTGGCGGTCGAATTCGGGATACACGTGGGGGTAGAGGATATTGGAGACCAGGGCCTTGTCGCTGACCGCATGCTCCAGCTTCTCCTCCAGCTTGAGCCGCTCCTCGTCGAAGTCCACCGGCTCCAACAACTCGCCGGGGCGGCAGGTAATGGGCTGTTCCCCCTTCAGGATGATCCGCTGCAACTCCTGCGGCCACCCCTGGTAGGGCTGGCCCAGCATCCCCTTGAACATCCCCACCACCGACTCGGGGAAGGCCAACTCGTCTCCCGAGGTGAAGACATCCGCCGGCTCCAGGTTGTTCTTGACCAGGAACATGGCCATGTCGCCCACCACTTTGGATGACGGCGTGACCTTGACGATATCGCCGAACAGGAGGTTGACCTTGTGGTACATCTCCTTGCACTCGTCCCAGCGTTCCAGAAGGCCCAGACCGGCCACCTGGGGTTTGTAGTTGGAATACTGGCCGCCCGGGATCTCGTGGTGGTAGACCTCGGCCGTGCCGGACTTGAGGCCGGACTCGAAGGGGGCGTAGTAGTCGCGCACCGTCTCCCAGTAGTTGGCCAGTTTCTGCAGGCCGGGGGCGTTGACGAAGGGATCGCGCTCGCTCCCCTCCAGGGCCGCCACCAGGGCGTTCAGGTTGGGCTGGGCCGTCAGGCCGGAGAGGGACGACAGGGCTGCATCGACGATGTCCACCCCGGCCTCGCTGGCCTTGAGCAGGATGGCGCTGCCGTTGCTGGAGGTGTCGTGGGTATGGAGATGGACCGGGATGCCGATATTTTCCTTGAGCGCTTTTACCAGCTTGTAGGCGGCCAACGGCTTGAGCAGACCAGCCATGTCCTTGATGGCCAGAATGTGGGCGCCCATGGTTTCCAACTCCTTGGCCATGTTCACATAGTATTCCAGGGGATACTTGTCCCGTTTGGGATCGGTGATGTCGCCGGTATAGCAGATGGCGGCCTCGCAGATCTTGCCGGTCTTGCGCACCGCGTCCATGGCCACCCGCATGCCGGTGGTCCAGTTGAGGGAGTCGAAGATGCGGAAGATGTCGATGCCCGAGTTGGCGGCCTCTTCCACGAACTTCTGCACCACGTTGTCCGGGTAGTTGGTGTAGCCCACGGCATTCGAGCCGCGCAGGAGCATCTGGAACAGGATGTTGGGGATCTGTTCGGAGAGTTTGTGCAATCGCTGCCAGGGGTCCTCCCTGAGGAAGCGCATGGAGACGTCGAAGGTGGCGCCGCCCCAGCATTCGAGGGAGAACAGATCGGCCCCCAGATGGGAGGTCGGCTCGGCGATCCTGAGCAGATCGTAGGTGCGCACGCGGGTGGCCAGGTTGGACTGGTGGGCGTCGCGCATGGTCGTATCGGTCAAAAGCAGTTTGTTCTGTTCCAGGATCCACTTGGAAAGCCCCTCGGCCCCCAGCTTCATGAACAGGTCGCGGGAGCCGGATGGACGAGGTTTGGTCACGTCGGTTTCCGGCACCCGGGCCTCCAGCAGATCGGCGGATTTGAGCGGCTTGGCTATGCCGGGCGAACCGTTGACGACCACCTCGCCCAGGAATTTGAGCACCTTGCTGGCCCGGTCCTTCTTCTCCCGGACCTTGAGCAGTTCCGGGTGTTTCTCGATGAACGAGGTATCGCAATCCCCCTTGAGAAAGACCGGGTGGGCGACGACGTTCTCCAGGAAACCGATGTTGGTCTTGACGCCGCGCACGCGAAACTCCTGCAGGGCGCGGTTCATGATGTTGGCAGCGGCCTGGAAGGTCAGCCCCCAGGAACTGATTTTGACCAGCAGGGAGTCGTAATGGGGGGTGATCTTCGCGCCGGTGAAGGCGTTGCCTGCATCCAGCCGCACCCCGCAACCGGCCGCCGAGCGGTAGGTGGTCAGGGTGCCGAAGTCCGGGGCAAAGTTGTTGGCCGGGTCTTCGGTGGTGATGCGGCACTGGAGGGCGTAGCCGCGCATGTCGATGGCGCTCTGGCTGGAGATGTTGATCTCCGGGTCGGACAGCTTGTGGCCGCAGGCGATCAGGATCTGGTCCTGCACCAGGTTGCGGCCGGTGATCATCTCGGTCACCGTGTGCTCCACCTGGATGCGGGGGTTCATCTCGATGAAGTACCAGTTCCCCTCCTGGTCCAGCAAAAACTCCACGGTCCCGGCATTGCGGTATTTGACCTGGCCGGCGATCTTGAGGGCCGCGTCGCACAACTCCTCGCGGGTCTTCTGGGACAGGGACAGGG is a window from the Oryzomonas sagensis genome containing:
- the glnD gene encoding [protein-PII] uridylyltransferase, translated to MQFFIDPYFPDDINAVGDAGMAGFEEKRPLYFSGCKNFLDHYREEIKLLHNEGASGSEVAHLICDMMDELNNKLFQSILYDVDGGSMMEHISLVAVGGYGRGELNPYSDIDIMFLHDGSMPAERVEDVAQKMLYFLWDMRLDVGYSVRQISDCIEMAASDSTVKTALIDARYLSGPRQLFDNLSKVILTQILTKSSDKFIKEKMADMKSRREKYGSTVYLLEPNLKEGEGGLRDLQTAMWAARVKYKFTSPKELIIKGILTEEDLDTYYAALDYLWRIRNELHYFNGRKNDQLTFDAQVHLSRFMGYQDHGKVLAVEDFMRDYYRHANRVEHFSSSLVSQCIWRDEGALKILGYFVRRPVGDGCFVLKGELIIPDEAVVEKNPVVLMRIFELAQKHGVLLNVRVKALVRKSLYLVNDKFRRNREVNQSFLTILRSPKGVAETLRSMHHLEFLNRYIPELEHIYCKVQHDIYHIYTVDIHTLFAVEEAEKMLTGQSKDQLPFPCEVASQIGKRELLLLAVLFHDIGKGEGGGHSEKGAAMIPTIARRMGLSKEGTERLEFLVRQHLLFAHISQRRDLHDERMVVQFARQMETSENLKMLYLLTIADVRAVGSDVWTNWKALLFQELYEKAFNVLERGDFHLEASSERVKGVIKRVTELLQDDFPVATVREELKAMPVRLLLSNDLALISGHARLLLGLETSDLLMKVVHQQESGYSEFTICTHDMPGLFSRITGVMAANGVNILGAQINTSRNGKVLDILQVNSPQGMVITDEQRWHKVQDDMRLALHGDVSVAELVENRQRPSLLTARPIPRFPTRVEIDNEVSEDYTVIDIYTHDKVGLLYLITSTLTHLGLYIGVSKISTKVDQVADVFYVRDIFGQKIVSEEKLQEIIPYLMRAIDEWV
- a CDS encoding ADP-ribosylglycohydrolase family protein translates to MDSKKPLNSQDISLASRIAGAVWGQFVGDAFCLGSHWIYDLDELERLFPGGPQGFDPPAEGHYHFGKEPGELTHYGDAALLLLRSLLERDCFDAADFGSRFVAIMECPAYKGYRDHAARETLANYRAFREAHPDAAYSFQEGADDDQPATISRLAPLAARYFRSSDYLLQVERATRVCQNNDRAVVYLKAHAMILRELFLGRPLDDAFKRTGEMMDGEGLLGAEVSGKITEAFSSRTLPVRTATARFGQSCPLASSFPAAVHCALHHADDFGGALKATAAAGGDSAGRAAMVGAWLGASLGVSAIPPGWRKRLKAHAEIENGVGRLMRVE
- a CDS encoding pyruvate carboxylase codes for the protein MQKQKFRKVMAANRGEIAIRIFRACTELGIGTVAIYSEEDKLSLHRYKADEAYLVGKGKAPIDAYLGIDEIIALALKADVDAIHPGYGFLAENAEFAEKCEANGIAFIGPTAEMQRALGDKVAARKVAFAAGVPTVPGTEEPIGKEEEALRFAKEHGYPIIIKAAAGGGGRGMRVAHNKKELLEGLVAAGSEAKAAFGNPAVFLERYLANPKHIEVQVLGDNFGNLVHFYERDCSIQRRHQKVVEFAPSLSLSQKTREELCDAALKIAGQVKYRNAGTVEFLLDQEGNWYFIEMNPRIQVEHTVTEMITGRNLVQDQILIACGHKLSDPEINISSQSAIDMRGYALQCRITTEDPANNFAPDFGTLTTYRSAAGCGVRLDAGNAFTGAKITPHYDSLLVKISSWGLTFQAAANIMNRALQEFRVRGVKTNIGFLENVVAHPVFLKGDCDTSFIEKHPELLKVREKKDRASKVLKFLGEVVVNGSPGIAKPLKSADLLEARVPETDVTKPRPSGSRDLFMKLGAEGLSKWILEQNKLLLTDTTMRDAHQSNLATRVRTYDLLRIAEPTSHLGADLFSLECWGGATFDVSMRFLREDPWQRLHKLSEQIPNILFQMLLRGSNAVGYTNYPDNVVQKFVEEAANSGIDIFRIFDSLNWTTGMRVAMDAVRKTGKICEAAICYTGDITDPKRDKYPLEYYVNMAKELETMGAHILAIKDMAGLLKPLAAYKLVKALKENIGIPVHLHTHDTSSNGSAILLKASEAGVDIVDAALSSLSGLTAQPNLNALVAALEGSERDPFVNAPGLQKLANYWETVRDYYAPFESGLKSGTAEVYHHEIPGGQYSNYKPQVAGLGLLERWDECKEMYHKVNLLFGDIVKVTPSSKVVGDMAMFLVKNNLEPADVFTSGDELAFPESVVGMFKGMLGQPYQGWPQELQRIILKGEQPITCRPGELLEPVDFDEERLKLEEKLEHAVSDKALVSNILYPHVYPEFDRHRQEYSDTSVIPTPIFFYGLEPGQETSIEIEPGKTLIIKLNAVGRVQADGTRTVYFELNGNNRSVVIRDQSVKSDEALREKADKGNPNHVGAPMPGKVLKVNVKAGDLVRGGDVLMVTEAMKMETNIKARADAKVAEVKFKEGEKVEKDDLVIVMG